From a region of the Zingiber officinale cultivar Zhangliang chromosome 4B, Zo_v1.1, whole genome shotgun sequence genome:
- the LOC121977438 gene encoding uncharacterized protein LOC121977438, translating to MASKVVLSVAVLFDVTAFALAIAAEQRRSTATVVPDDEKEYTYCAYDSDIATGLGVGAFLCLMASQLLIVSVTRCYFCGPTLRWGKSRSCAVSLFLSSWLTFLVAEICLLTGSVRNAYHTAFRGLFFMNDPSCEVLRKGVFASGAAFAFLTTILAVFYYILYDGSRYGYADEEAIG from the exons atggCCTCCAAGGTAGTCCTGTCTGTCGCCGTGCTCTTTGACGTTACTGCATTCGCCCTCGCCATCGCCGCCGAGCAACGACGGAGCACG GCCACGGTGGTCCCTGACGACGAGAAGGAGTACACCTACTGCGCCTACGACTCCGACATCGCGACTGGGCTTGGCGTCGGCGCCTTCCTCTGTTTGATGGCCAGCCAGCTCCTCATCGTGTCCGTCACCAGGTGCTACTTCTGCGGTCCCACGCTCAGATGGGGGAAATCTCGCTCTTGCGCTGTCTCCCTCTTTTTGTCCTCTTG GTTGACTTTTCTGGTGGCGGAGATATGCTTGCTCACCGGATCGGTGCGGAACGCCTACCACACGGCTTTCCGGGGTCTCTTCTTTATGAACGACCCATCCTGCGAGGTGTTGCGGAAGGGTGTTTTCGCCTCCGGCGCCGCCTTCGCTTTCCTCACCACGATCCTCGCCGTGTTCTACTACATTTTGTACGACGGATCCCGCTACGGGTACGCCGACGAGGAGGCGATCGGCTGA